The following are from one region of the Capsicum annuum cultivar UCD-10X-F1 chromosome 1, UCD10Xv1.1, whole genome shotgun sequence genome:
- the LOC124889463 gene encoding photosystem I assembly protein Ycf3-like gives MSAQSEGNYAEALQNYYEAMRLEIDPYDRSYILYNIGLIHTSNGEHTKALEYYFRALERNPFLPQAFNNMAVICHYQGEQAIQQGNSEIAEAWFDQATEYWKQAIALTPGNYIEAHNWLKIMRCFE, from the exons ATGTCGGCTCAATCCGAAGGAAATTACGCGGAAGCTTTGCAGAATTATTATGAAGCTATGCGACTAGAAATTGATCCCTATGATCGAAGTTATATACTCTATAATATAGGGCTTATCCACACAAGTAATGGAGAACATACGAAAGCTTTGGAATATTATTTTCGAGCACTAGAACGAAACCCATTCTTACCACAAGCTTTTAATAATATGGCCGTGATCTGTCATTAC CAGGGAGAACAGGCCATTCAACAGGGAAATTCTGAAATTGCAGAGGCTTGGTTCGATCAAGCCACTGAGTATTGGAAACAGGCTATAGCGCTTACTCCCGGTAATTATATTGAAGCGCATAATTGGTTGAAGATCATGAGATGTTTCGAATAA